In Leishmania major strain Friedlin complete genome, chromosome 26, a genomic segment contains:
- a CDS encoding putative Lsm7p protein: MSAEAAHILKKKEGILSLEKYLDRKIVVSQKGHEVHGVLKGFDNNVNLVLADAELWHRDTHVRKIGACVVRGGPVNLILSGDTTMIPNPFI, encoded by the coding sequence ATGTccgcagaggcggcacacattctgaaaaaaaaggagggcATTCTGTCCTTGGAAAAGTACCTTGATCGTAAAATAGTGGTATCACAGAAAGGCCACGAAGTGCACGGGGTACTCAAAGGGTTTGACAACAACGTGAACTTGGTTCTAGCCGACGCAGAGTTGTGGCACCgcgacacacacgtgcgcaagATTGGCGCCTGTGTCGTGCGCGGTGGCCCCGTCAACCTCATCCTTTCCGGTGACACCACCATGATTCCAAACCCGTTTATTTAG
- a CDS encoding brix domain containing-like protein yields MSSVGGFKRRTAKNATTRRAVKRYEPKVVENPKRVLFLKGVSSNDVVTDAMVDLMAIAKPYCKKLAKKNAFFPFDGRQHLEFLGFKNDCSLFCFGSSNKKRPNNLTIGRQFDFHILDMVELGIVAADRLDMSQTVGLDAGSMGGKPFFVFDGSEFVSDPTFMRLKNLLVDYFRGGNDVEINLDGCDRVLFFSLRSKNGEDACVAPSADCYTNKPPSEKGNAVLCMRHYAVKKPSAATGVPKSIKNIQLYDVGPNFDFEIRRISFATPQEFKVACRIPRQTLATLRSTTDNVQSDGLNNLRGQLHVGKQDVQELNLRRFKAYRRGISSAAGDSGEAADDASKPRRRRARGETDAGESRPETDI; encoded by the coding sequence ATGTCAAGTGTTGGCGGCTTTAAGCGGCGCACAGCCAAGAACGccacgacgcggcgcgccgtGAAGCGCTACGAGCCAAAAGTCGTGGAGAACCCGAAGCGCGTGCTCTTCTTGAAGGGCGTATCCTCGAACGACGTTGTGACGGACGCGATGGTGGATCTCATGGCGATCGCGAAGCCGTACTGTAAAAAGCTTGCGAAAAAAAATGCCTTCTTTCCGTTCGATGGACGCCAGCACCTGGAGTTTCTCGGCTTCAAGAATGACTGCTCGCTCTTCTGTTTTGGCTCCAGCAACAAGAAGCGACCGAACAACCTCACGATTGGGCGCCAGTTCGACTTCCACATTCTGGACATGGTGGAGCTGGGCATTGTAGCGGCGGACCGCCTCGACATGTCGCAGACGGTCGGCCTTGACGCCGGCTCCATGGGCGGGAAGCCCTTCTTTGTCTTCGACGGCAGCGAGTTCGTGTCGGACCCGACGTTCATGCGACTAAAGAATCTCCTGGTGGACTACTtccgcggcggcaacgacgtTGAGATTAATCTCGACGGTTGCGATCGCGTCCtgtttttttcgttgcgTTCGAAGAACGGCGAggacgcgtgtgtggcgcccTCGGCCGACTGCTACACCAACAAGCCACCTAGTGAAAAGGGCAATGCGGTCCTCTGTATGCGGCACTACGCCGTCAAGAAACCGTCAGCGGCCACGGGCGTTCCGAAAAGCATCAAGAACATTCAGCTCTACGATGTCGGCCCCAACTTCGACTTTGAAATCCGCCGCATCTCCTTTGCGACGCCGCAGGAGTTCAAGGTGGCCTGCCGCATACCCCGGCAGACGCTTGCCACGCTGCGGTCGACCACCGACAACGTGCAGTCCGACGGCTTGAACAACCTTCGCGGTCAGCTGCATGTGGGCAAACAAGACGTCCAGGAGCTTAACCTGCGGCGCTTCAAGGCCTACCGCCGCGGCATCTCGAGCGCTGCGGGCGACAGTGGCGAggccgccgacgacgcgaGCAAGCCGCGTCGTCGCAGGGCTCGTGGGGAGACGGATGCAGGGGAGTCTCGCCCCGAGACGGACATTTGA
- a CDS encoding methylmalonyl-coa epimerase-like protein: protein MPADLWRLNHVAIAVPASRSLVEAGEMYTRIFHAKVSEPVKQEEHGVITVFVELANTKIELLHPLGDKSPIAAFLERNKDGGVHHICLEVPDLAAAMQTCKEANIRCLGTVPKIGAHGNPVIFLHPKDCGGVLTELEEVKS from the coding sequence ATGCCTGCGGATCTCTGGCGCCTTAACCACGTTGCCATCGCTGTTCCCGCCAGTCGTAGCCTCGTAGAGGCTGGTGAAATGTACACGCGCATCTTTCACGCCAAGGTCAGCGAACCGGTGAAACAGGAGGAGCACGGGGTCATCACAGTCTTCGTCGAACTGGCGAACACGAAGATTGAGCTGCTTCACCCTCTCGGCGACAAGAGTCCCATTGCGGCCTTCTTGGAGCGCAACAAGGACGGAGGTGTGCACCACATCTGCCTTGAGGTCCCAGATCTCGCTGCGGCAATGCAGACATGCAAGGAGGCAAACATTCGCTGCCTTGGCACGGTGCCGAAAATCGGTGCTCACGGCAACCCCGTGATCTTCCTCCACCCAAAggactgcggcggcgtcctcACCGAGCTCGAAGAGGTGAAGTCATGA
- the GCVP gene encoding putative glycine dehydrogenase, translating to MLRRLLRVHGVPAPAGLARYTSTDAYLNRHIGPTRKETAEMLKTVGKESLADLMTTVLPSDILRTPLNNFKCLSETAALSYLKSLGAQNKVLKSMIGQGYYECIVPSAIMRNVLENPMWYTPYTPFQSEIAQGRLESLLNFQTMVTDLTKMDISNASLLDQATAAGECLYLALNQHRHKRRKFFVSRDVFLSSIEMIRTRAHPLGAQVIVGDVQSLDLDDAELSGIFVQTPDAKGELHDFTTIFARAKANGVVCCAGVDLMASCLVKPAGEMGADVVVGCAQRFGTPLGYGGPHAAFMATTDNLKRLSPGRIVGISKDNAGDPAIRVALQTREQHIKRERATSNICTAQALLANMNAFYAIYHGPEGLKQLAREIHQKAKLFAVGMESLGFSPVNTTYFDTLSFSMEAAPMTAADYAQRCVERGINLFVDGSTNQVSVSLDEATTEQHIAALLQAAGMPTPKIEALTRVADTICVIPEALLRKSKFLQSTVFNSHKSETELMRYAQHLQRKDYGLTHGMIPLGSCTMKLNSAAAMRALSWPEYTALHPYAPEDQARGYHTLLADLKQKLCDITGMAACSIQPNSGAQGEYAGLRIIRAYHESRGEAHRDVCFIPISAHGTNPASAVLAGLKVVTVKCLDDGSVDMVDLETKCVKHARDLACLMITYPSTYGLYDQNIRKITSMVHEHGGQCYIDGANLNALVGYTGPGFIGGDVCHINMHKTFSIPHGGGGPGLGPITVRPHLAPFLPNSTYGPAVGGSQAFGQVSQAGNGSASIATISYAFMMMLGSHGLKTCTEYAVLNANYLKKRLEEHYTICFLDHSQFCAHEFILDIRPFKKTAHIDAEDVAKRLIDYGFHAPTLAFPVEGTLMIEPTESESKRELDRLADALISIRREIAAVERGDQPKDNNVLTNAPHTAKCVTADEWNRPYSRQLAAYPTRHQYREKFWPSVGRVDNTYGDRNLMCSCAPLEFY from the coding sequence AtgctccgccgtctccttcGCGTTCACGGCGTTCCGGCGCCGGCGGGCCTGGCGCGCTACACCTCTACCGACGCGTACTTGAACCGCCACATCGGCCCCACACGTAAGGAGACCGCCGAGATGCTGAAGACGGTCGGCAAGGAGAGTCTCGCGGACCTCATGACCACCGTGCTGCCGAGCGACATCCTTCGCACCCCGCTGAACAACTTCAAGTGTTTGAGTGAGACCGCGGCTCTGTCCTACCTGAAGAGCCTTGGCGCCCAAAACAAAGTTCTGAAGAGCATGATAGGCCAGGGCTACTACGAGTGCATCGTCCCCAGCGCGATCATGCGGAACGTGCTGGAGAACCCAATGTGGTACACCCCGTACACTCCGTTCCAGTCAGAAATCGCACAGGGCCGGCTTGAGTCGCTCCTCAATTTTCAGACAATGGTGACGGACCTCACCAAGATGGACATCTCCAACGCGTCGCTGCTCGATCAGGCGACGGCTGCGGGGGAGTGTTTGTACCTGGCCCTGaaccagcaccgccacaaGCGCAGGAAGTTTTTTGTGTCGAGGGACGTCTTTCTGTCATCGATTGAGATGATCCGCACGCGGGCGCACCCCTTGGGAGCACAGGTGATCGTCGGTGATGTGCAGTCCCTCGACCTTGACGACGCCGAGCTGAGTGGCATTTTCGTGCAGACCCCCGACGCCAAGGGCGAGTTGCACGACTTCACCACCATCTTTGCACGTGCCAAGGCGAATGGCGTCGTCTGCTGTGCTGGCGTGGACCTGATGGCGAGCTGCCTCGTCAAGCCGGCCGGCGAGATGGGCGCGGACGTTGTGGTGGGCTGCGCGCAGCGCTTTGGCACCCCGCTGGGCTACGGCGGACCACACGCCGCGTTTATGGCCACCACGGACAACTTGAAACGCCTGTCCCCGGGTCGCATAGTTGGCATCAGCAAGGACAACGCCGGCGATCCGGCGATTcgcgtggcgctgcagacgcGTGAGCAACACATAAAGCGCGAGCGGGCTACCTCGAACATCTGCACGGCGCAGGCGTTGCTCGCGAACATGAACGCCTTCTACGCGATCTATCACGGCCCGGAGGGGCTGAAGCAGCTCGCGAGGGAGATTCACCAGAAGGCGAAGCTGTTCGCCGTCGGCATGGAGTCGCTGGGGTTTTCCCCGGTGAACACTACCTACTTTGACACGCTCTCCTTCTCAATGGAGGCTGCCCccatgacggcggcggactACGCCCAGCGGTGCGTCGAGAGGGGCATCAACCTTTTTGTGGATGGCTCGACGAACCAGGTGTCCGTCTCCCTGGACGAAGCCACGACGGAGCAGCACATCgccgcactgctgcaggCTGCGGGCATGCCAACGCCGAAGATCGAGGCACTGACGCGCGTTGCCGACACCATCTGCGTCATCCCTGAAGCGCTTCTGCGGAAGTCCAAGTTCCTGCAAAGCACCGTCTTCAACAGCCACAAGAGCGAAACGGAGCTCATGCGTTACGCTCAGCATCTGCAGCGCAAGGACTATGGGCTGACGCACGGCATGATCCCGCTTGGGTCGTGCACCATGAAGCTGAACTCCGCCGCTGCGATGCGGGCGCTGAGCTGGCCGGAGTACACCGCACTGCACCCCTATGCTCCGGAGGATCAGGCGCGCGGCTACCACACGTTGCTGGCGGACCTGAAGCAGAAGCTGTGCGACATCACAGGTATGGCTGCCTGCTCGATACAGCCGAACAGCGGTGCCCAGGGCGAGTACGCCGGCCTGCGGATCATTCGTGCCTACCACGAATCGCGCGGCGAGGCTCACCGCGATGTCTGCTTCATTCCGATAAGCGCGCACGGCACCAAcccggcgtcggcggtgctggcggggCTGAAAGTGGTTACAGTGAAATGCCTCGACGACGGGAGTGTGGACATGGTGGACCTGGAGACCAAGTGCGTGAAGCACGCCAGGGACCTGGCCTGCCTGATGATTACCTACCCTAGCACCTATGGCTTGTATGACCAGAACATTCGAAAGATCACGTCTATGGTGCACGAGCACGGCGGTCAGTGCTACATCGACGGCGCCAACCTGAACGCCCTAGTCGGGTACACCGGGCCTGGCTTCATCGGCGGTGATGTGTGCCACATCAACATGCACAAGACCTTCTCCATCCcacacggcggcggcgggccgGGTTTAGGACCGATCacggtgcggccgcacctTGCCCCGTTCCTTCCGAACAGCACCTATGGCCCGGCCGTAGGTGGGTCGCAGGCATTTGGGCAGGTATCCCAGGCGGGCAACGGCTCTGCCTCGATTGCCACCATCTCGTACGCCTTCATGATGATGCTGGGGTCCCACGGGCTCAAGACGTGCACCGAGTACGCGGTACTGAATGCCAACTACCTGAAAAAACGGCTTGAGGAGCACTACACCATCTGCTTCCTCGACCACAGCCAGTTCTGCGCCCACGAGTTTATTCTGGATATTCGCCCGTTTAAGAAAACAGCTCACATCGACGCGGAGGATGTGGCGAAGCGACTCATAGACTATGGCTTCCACGCGCCGACGCTGGCGTTCCCCGTGGAGGGCACGCTCATGATTGAGCCGACGGAGAGCGAGTCGAAGCGGGAGCTGGATCGCCTCGCGGATGCCCTCATCTCCATCCGGCGCGAGatcgcggcggtggagcgtgGCGATCAGCCAAAAGACAATAACGTCCTCACTAACGCGCCACACACGGCCAAGTGCGTGACCGCGGACGAGTGGAACCGTCCGTACTCGCGGCAGCTCGCGGCCTACCCAACACGGCACCAGTACCGCGAAAAGTTCTGGCCAAGTGTTGGCCGGGTCGACAACACCTACGGAGATCGCAACTTGATGTGCTCGTGTGCCCCATTGGAGTTCTACTAG
- a CDS encoding putative protein kinase — translation MDKYALGPVIGEGQFGSVRMATVKATGQTVAVKLLHVPRLTEGIPHPVARELLIASRVDSPFLVKTIEITPCGSHMAVVMERCMEDLACVLRKCSPAHPLPLLLTQSYLRMLLTALHALHSSGILHRDVKPSNCFVSVDGCLKLGDFGLSRPLGSDMSHEVVSRWYRAPELLFGQRRYGGEVDMWAAGCVFAELLRGHGRPFFTGDGDISQIAKIFDVFGTPTGATCSFYRQLPDWEKVYFEEKKGTGLRVLLPFVPPEALDLLTKMLALDPASRCSAAEALTHSFFALSDTLLRA, via the coding sequence ATGGACAAGTACGCGTTGGGGCCGGTTATCGGGGAGGGACAGTTTGGGAGTGTGCGCATGGCGACAGTCAAGGCGACGGGGCAGACGGTTGCCGTGAAACTGCTACATGTGCCTCGGCTTACGGAAGGCATTCCGCATCCGGTGGCGCGGGAGCTTCTCATTGCCTCTCGTGTCGACTCGCCGTTTCTGGTGAAGACCATCGAGATTACACCGTGCGGGTCCCACATGGCTGTGGTGATGGAGCGCTGTATGGAGGACCTGGCGTGTGTCTTGCGCAAGTGTAGTCCGGCTCACCCACTTCCGCTGCTGTTGACGCAGTCGTATCTGCGCATGCTTCTCACCGCGCTGCACGCATTGCACTCGAGCGGTATTCTGCACCGTGATGTGAAACCGTCGAACTGCTTTGTTTCTGTGGATGGGTGCCTGAAGCTCGGCGACTTTGGCCTCAGCCGCCCACTAGGCTCAGACATGTCACACGAGGTTGTGTCGCGCTGGTACCGCGCGCCGGAGCTGCTCTTTGGCCAGCGACGCTACGGGGGCGAGGTGGACATGTGGGCGGCTGGGTGCGTCTTCGCCGAACTCCTGCGTGGTCACGGCCGCCCTTTCTTTACAGGCGATGGGGATATCAGCCAGATTGCGAAGATATTCGACGTCTTCGGCACCCCCACGGGCGCAACATGTAGTTTCTACCGTCAGCTGCCTGACTGGGAGAAGGTTTATTTCGAAGAGAAGAAGGGAACTggcctgcgtgtgctgctgccctttGTGCCCCCTGAGGCGCTTGACTTGCTGACAAAAATGCTAGCCCTGGACCCGGCAtctcgctgcagcgccgcagaggcgctCACCCATTCATTTTTCGCTCTCTCAGATACCTTGCTGCGTGCATGA